AACTTACAAAGTGCTGACCGGCAATATGATTGGCTGAGGTCAAGGTTTTAACAGCCTGACCTTGTAAATTATAGATTTTCAGGCTGGCATGTTGTCCGTCAACAGAGGTAAAATAAGAGATTTGAGTAGAAGTAGCAAACGGATTGGGAGAATTGCGCAGTTGAATTGCCTCTTGTGAGTTGTTGCCAATTCCGGTGCCGCTGCAATCGGCAAAAGCAAGAGAAAAGTCATTGCATCCGTTATCGGGATTTTTTCCTTCAGAATCCCAGGCATTGGCATCGTTGTCCGAGCCGTTGAAAACACAGTTGATACCGGTTACATCTTCCGTTGAAGGAACTCCATAAAATTCACGGGGCAAAATGGTGATTTTATAATTGTTGGTTCCTGATTCAGGATACATTTTAGTGTCAATTATGTTTTGAGGGGTTTCGTTCCAACTTTTTACATATTGCCATGAGCCAGCAGCAGTTGTAACACCGCTATGAATTCCGATATAGGGCAACCCTGCAACATTTCCTTTACCGGTGGGCGTACATCCTGCATCGGCATAATAAGTAATTGTTATCCAGTCATCGGCAGTAGCCGGGCAGGAAATGGTTAACACCGGATTTTGAGCATTAACCCAACCGGTAACCAAAAGTAAAAGAACGAGCAACGTGTTTTGTAAAATTTTTTTCATAACGTAGAAATTTGGTTATGGTGAAAGAATTATTTGATAAATGATGTGAATAAAAAACGATTATGCGAAAGATTTGTTGAAAAAAAGGGCAAAATTTATTTTTATGATGCAACCAATATCTTCAATAAATCGTCCGCCGGAAGTTAGTTCTTTTTTGGATTTGCATACATGATTGTGTCATTTTCTAACAAAATTTAACGAAATTTACTTATAAACGGTTGCCTATGCCTTTAATAATGCCGGTTAATGGAAAAAATCCCGAATTTGGAGACGATTGTTTTATAGCCCCCAATGCCACCGTTGTTGGCGAAGTAACGATGGGGGACAATTGCAGCGTTTGGTTTAATGCCGTTGTCAGAGGAGATGTTCATTATATTCATATCGGCAATAAGGTAAATATTCAGGACGGGGCAATCATTCACTGCACCTACCAAAAAGCACCTGTAAATATCGGCAACAATGTATCTATCGGGCACCGGGCAATCGTTCACGGTTGCACCATTCATGATAACGTGCTGATAGGAATGGGCGCAATTGTGATGGATCATGCCGTTGTTCATCCCAACAGCATCATAGCGGCAGGAGCAGTAGTGCTGGAAAATACGGTGGTTGAATCGGGCAGTATATATGCGGGAGTTCCGGCAAAAAAGGTAAAAACAATCAGCCCCGAGCAATTTTCGAGGTTAATTGAAACCATTGCCAACAACTATATCATGTATGCCGGATGGTTTGCCGAAAATACAGAAGCCGAAGTATAACCTGACTTTTTTATCAGGTTACCCTTCGGCTTTATAAAAATAATACGCTATTTAAAAAAGTACGTTGCTCAACATGTTTCTGTCATTCAGAACCCTCAATAACCAAAAATTTCTTCCATAGTCAGCTCTTTAAACTCACCCAGCGAACGGAGGTAGTCCATATCTAATTTTGTTTTGTCGCCAATCACCAAATAGGTATATTTTTTACCTTTTACATGTTGGTTAAAAAACTGTTCCATATCGTTTAAGGTAAGTGAAGGAGCTTTAGCGTAAACGTCCTGATTTAGATCATAGTCCAACCCCCTGTCTTTGGCTCTCAGATAGCTGAAAAAAATATTGGTTTTGGTAGTACGCTCGGTTTCAATCTGTTTGAGAACCGAGGCCCGGGCACCTTCAAATTGTTTTTCGGATTTGGGCATTTCGTTCATCAATTGGCTCATAGCTTTAATTGCCTCGACCATTTTGTCTGCCTGAACACCCATAAAAGCACGGGTATAATGCGACTTATCCGGTTTTAGTGGTGAACTGAAATAAGAATAGGCAGAATAGGCCAACGCCCTGGCCTCGCGAATTTCCTGATAAACGATGGACGATAACCCGCCTCCGAAATATTCGCCAAACACAGACGAAGCCGGAATTAAGTTTTTATTGAACTTTTCATCTTTTGCGAGCATGGCAATCTGCGCCTGAACCATATTGTAGTTGACAAAGTAAACTTTCTCCTTTTCGGTAGGCTGTTCAGTAAACTCAACGGGTTTGGGATAGTTTTTCAGTTTTGAGGGGGCTTTATGATATTTTGAAAGTAACTTGGTGATGTCTTTCAGTTCGTTTTGCCCGTAATAGAACACATAATGTTTGTAGGTACTCAACTGTTTGAGCAAATCGGTCAGTTCTTTGCCGGTTATCTGTTTGAGTTCCTGTTCTGACAAAATGTTGGTAAATTCGGAGTTGGGTCCGTAAATTCCATAGTTAACCAACGCTTGCCCAAAAATGATATTTTTGTTTTTCTTATTGTCGTTGCGCTCTTTAAGCAGCCCTGCAATCATATCATCCAACGCTTTTTGGTCGGGTTGAATATTGCTCAACACATGCTCAAACAGTTTTAACCCCGCTTCGAAAGATTCCTCTAATCCCGAAAGCGACACATAAACCCGGTCGGCCGAAGAATAGATATCGAAACTTACGCCGAGTTTGTAAAACTCTTTTTGCAACTGTTCGGCATTGTATTTACTGGTACCTAAATACGGGAGATACTTAATTGCCAAACCCAGCTTTTTGTTGTGATTGGTCCCCATATCCAACACATAGTACATATTAAAGGTGGGGTTGAGCGTGTTGTGGATATAACTCACCTCTATCCCGTTTTTTAGTTTGCCTTTTTTAATGGCTTCCTTGTAGTTGACAAAAACAGGGGTTAAACTTCGGGCAGCTATTTTTTCATAGTTTTTAAAAAATTCAGACTGTTTGTCGCGGTTGAGTTCTACCTGAGTAATGGGCGGTTTTTCCATTTTAAGAACGCCTGGGTCTTCGCCATTGCGTTTATATATGACGACATAGTTGTTTTTAAACCGGTCGTTGACAAATTTTACCACATCGGCTTTGGTGATTTTTTCCAAACGGCTGAGTTCGCTCACATAAGTTTCCCATTTTTGGCCGGTAATAAACGACCTGACAAAATAAGAAGCCCTGCCCCAGTTGCTTTCTGCCCGTTTCAATTCGTTCAGCTTAAAGTTTTTGATTACCGATGGAATAAGTTCGTCGTCAAAACTGCCTTTTTTAAGAATATCCATCTGTTGCATCAGCAGGTCGCGCACTTCTTCAAGCGTTTGTCCTTCGCGGGGAACACCGTTCATCACATACATGCTGTAATCGTTCATCACATTTTGATATGCCCCGCCATCCAGAATTTTTTGCTGCTGAAACAGGTTAATATCCATCAAACCCGCTTGTCCGTTCTGAAAAATTCCATCCATCAGCCGCAGCATAAAGGCATCTTTAGAGCCTGCCCCATCCAACCGAAATGCAATACTCACATTTTCAACTTCTTTGCCAAAAACAGTGGCTTCTACCGGTTTAGTCTGTTCTTCTTCTTTGGGCATTACCGGACGTTCCAGTTTTTTAAAAGGCAGTTTACCCAAATGTTTGTCTATCAAAGCAATGGTTTTGCTGTAATCCAAATCGCCGGACATACAAACAGCCATGTTGTTGGGCACATAATACGTATCAAAAAAGCGGTGAATGGCCTCCATAGACGGGTTTTTCAAATGTTCGCCAACGCCAATTGTGCTGATATTGTACGGATGTTTGGGAAACATGGTTTTGAGTATCGCCTGATATACTTTTGTTCCGTCCCGGTCTTGCCCCATGTTAAACTCTTCATAAACCGTTTCCAACTCGGTATGAAACAAACGTAGTACCAATTGGCTAAATCGCTCTGATTCTACTATTAGCCATCGTTCCAGCTCATTGGAAGGAATATCGTTGATATAAACCGTTTCGTCGCTCGAAGTATAAGCATTCGTGCTTTTTGCTCCCAACGAACTGATCATTTTATCATACTCGTTCGAGATGGCAAACGTAGAGGCTATATAAGACAAACTGTCAATCTTTTTGTAAATGCTGCTCTTTTTGGCCGGCACATCCGTGTTTTTATGTTCCTCGTACAGGTCTGAAATTTGTTTCAACAGTTTTTCTTCCGTTTGCCAATCGTGAGTACCGATTTTTGAAGTTCCTTTAAACACCATGTGTTCTAAATAATGTGCTAATCCGGTATTGTCACGCGGGTCTTCCTTGCTGCCAACCCGAACAGGTACAAGGGTTAAAATACGGGGTTCGTCTGTGTTTTGAGATAAATAGACCTTCAACCCGTTATCTAAAGTATAAATTCTGGCTTTAAGCGGGTCGTTTTCAACATATTCATAGACGTAGTTGCCGTCTTTACCTCTTTTCGTTTGTCCATGAACTCCGGAGGAAAGTAAAAACAGGAATAAGCCAAAAAACAGGAAGGAGATGAGTAACCGTTTGTTTTCGAAGTGTAACTTGCGCATAAATCTAATAAAAATTGGTTGTGAAAGAAGCTGCCTTAAAACCGGCTAATTCAACTGTAGTTGTAACCGCTTGATCAACTCACTAATTGCAGGATTGTCAAGCAGCATTTCCTTTAGCTGTTCATTGGGCGTATAGGCAGGTAATGTTTTTTGTGAATCGTCTGAAGTAGGTTTGTTAATCTGCCAGTCAATGCTGTACTGACGAGAACCGGTCTTTTTTTGTAAATACCTTAAAAATTTAGGAGCATCCTCCTTCATTAGTTCTTTTTGTACTTCAGAACTTACACAAATCAGGATAGAAAATCCCTGCAGCAAGGGGGTTATCTGTTCAAACAAGGTTCTAACCGAGCCTAATTCTATTTTTTGGCTGTATTCTTGCCAGCAATTAAGCATAGTGGCTTCATCTCCTTGATCCTGAGTATAGGCTTTTTGCTCTTTTTCGGTCAAAGAAACGTCTGTTTTGGCATCCTTTACCGGTTCCCGCTCGTCGGTTTTAGCCGGTGTTTCCAGTTTTGTATTGTGCAACTGGCCCATGCTAAATTTAACCGTTCCGGTTGTTACATAATTTTCGGTGTTTTCCTTTACCGTTCTGACCGGATCGTTTTCGTTATACAAAACCGCAGGTTTGTCTTTCGCCGATTCGTTTGTTTTGGGTTCTTGTTTTTCTTTTTTGGTAAATTCCACAGGTGTTTTTAAAATCAGTGAAATTTCCCCGTTGTTTGCCTGAAGTGCAACATTGCCGCTTCCCTGATAGTTGCTTAGTTGAACGGCGTTGGCAGCATAGCACATTTTTAGCAGGAACAACTCTACCTGTAACCGCTTATTTTTACTGGTTCTGTATTGAATTTCACATTCATTGGCAAGGTTGAGCGCACTTAACAACAACGACATAGGAGCTAATTGAGCCTGAGTCCGGTATCTATCTTTCAATCCTTCGGTTACATCCAGCAAAGAAAGGGTTGCCTCGTCTTTACAGACCAACAGGTTTCTGAAATGAGCGGCAAGACCGTTGATGAAATTATCACCCTCAAAACCTTTGCGCAGAATTTCGTCAAACAGCATCAACAATCCCGCAGCATCCTGAATAAGCAGGTAGTCGGTTGCTTTAAAAAAATAGTCATAATCCAACACGTTAAGTGCTTCCAATACTTGTTCGTAGCCAATTTTTCCTTCTGAATAGCTGGCAATACGGTCAAACATAG
This is a stretch of genomic DNA from Sphingobacteriales bacterium. It encodes these proteins:
- a CDS encoding insulinase family protein codes for the protein MRKLHFENKRLLISFLFFGLFLFLLSSGVHGQTKRGKDGNYVYEYVENDPLKARIYTLDNGLKVYLSQNTDEPRILTLVPVRVGSKEDPRDNTGLAHYLEHMVFKGTSKIGTHDWQTEEKLLKQISDLYEEHKNTDVPAKKSSIYKKIDSLSYIASTFAISNEYDKMISSLGAKSTNAYTSSDETVYINDIPSNELERWLIVESERFSQLVLRLFHTELETVYEEFNMGQDRDGTKVYQAILKTMFPKHPYNISTIGVGEHLKNPSMEAIHRFFDTYYVPNNMAVCMSGDLDYSKTIALIDKHLGKLPFKKLERPVMPKEEEQTKPVEATVFGKEVENVSIAFRLDGAGSKDAFMLRLMDGIFQNGQAGLMDINLFQQQKILDGGAYQNVMNDYSMYVMNGVPREGQTLEEVRDLLMQQMDILKKGSFDDELIPSVIKNFKLNELKRAESNWGRASYFVRSFITGQKWETYVSELSRLEKITKADVVKFVNDRFKNNYVVIYKRNGEDPGVLKMEKPPITQVELNRDKQSEFFKNYEKIAARSLTPVFVNYKEAIKKGKLKNGIEVSYIHNTLNPTFNMYYVLDMGTNHNKKLGLAIKYLPYLGTSKYNAEQLQKEFYKLGVSFDIYSSADRVYVSLSGLEESFEAGLKLFEHVLSNIQPDQKALDDMIAGLLKERNDNKKNKNIIFGQALVNYGIYGPNSEFTNILSEQELKQITGKELTDLLKQLSTYKHYVFYYGQNELKDITKLLSKYHKAPSKLKNYPKPVEFTEQPTEKEKVYFVNYNMVQAQIAMLAKDEKFNKNLIPASSVFGEYFGGGLSSIVYQEIREARALAYSAYSYFSSPLKPDKSHYTRAFMGVQADKMVEAIKAMSQLMNEMPKSEKQFEGARASVLKQIETERTTKTNIFFSYLRAKDRGLDYDLNQDVYAKAPSLTLNDMEQFFNQHVKGKKYTYLVIGDKTKLDMDYLRSLGEFKELTMEEIFGY
- a CDS encoding gamma carbonic anhydrase family protein, with amino-acid sequence MPLIMPVNGKNPEFGDDCFIAPNATVVGEVTMGDNCSVWFNAVVRGDVHYIHIGNKVNIQDGAIIHCTYQKAPVNIGNNVSIGHRAIVHGCTIHDNVLIGMGAIVMDHAVVHPNSIIAAGAVVLENTVVESGSIYAGVPAKKVKTISPEQFSRLIETIANNYIMYAGWFAENTEAEV
- a CDS encoding DNA polymerase III subunit gamma/tau yields the protein MSFVVSARKYRPQLFGDVVGQKSVTTTLKNAIKAGKLAHSFLFCGPRGVGKTTCARILAKLLNCQNPTAEAEPCGTCPSCTAFSQSASFNIFELDAASNNSVDDIRNLIEQVRFAPQSGKYKIYIIDEVHMLSSAAFNAFLKTLEEPPSYAIFILATTEKHKIIPTILSRCQIYDFNRISVQDMVEHLLEISKDQQIVAEVDALHIIAQKADGGLRDALSMFDRIASYSEGKIGYEQVLEALNVLDYDYFFKATDYLLIQDAAGLLMLFDEILRKGFEGDNFINGLAAHFRNLLVCKDEATLSLLDVTEGLKDRYRTQAQLAPMSLLLSALNLANECEIQYRTSKNKRLQVELFLLKMCYAANAVQLSNYQGSGNVALQANNGEISLILKTPVEFTKKEKQEPKTNESAKDKPAVLYNENDPVRTVKENTENYVTTGTVKFSMGQLHNTKLETPAKTDEREPVKDAKTDVSLTEKEQKAYTQDQGDEATMLNCWQEYSQKIELGSVRTLFEQITPLLQGFSILICVSSEVQKELMKEDAPKFLRYLQKKTGSRQYSIDWQINKPTSDDSQKTLPAYTPNEQLKEMLLDNPAISELIKRLQLQLN
- a CDS encoding T9SS type A sorting domain-containing protein → MKKILQNTLLVLLLLVTGWVNAQNPVLTISCPATADDWITITYYADAGCTPTGKGNVAGLPYIGIHSGVTTAAGSWQYVKSWNETPQNIIDTKMYPESGTNNYKITILPREFYGVPSTEDVTGINCVFNGSDNDANAWDSEGKNPDNGCNDFSLAFADCSGTGIGNNSQEAIQLRNSPNPFATSTQISYFTSVDGQHASLKIYNLQGQAVKTLTSANHIAGQHFVSWDGIDENGTSVPSGQYLIVLETETTTSTAKMLVVR